The region agagtgaggaggaggaggagggaaactaACACACCCCCTACACAAACACTTCATACCTGCCCTAAACGCCCCACAGCAGGATCTAGCACAAAGTATGTTCAGGAGCCGTTGGCACCTAGAAGGCAGGAAGAGGTCAGTCCCTGTATCTTGAATATAAAGTCCCTAAGAGCCACTTTATATCCGCATACTCAAAAAAAGTGGCTTAAGGCAAATCGCCAGGGGTGCAGCTAGTATTTCTGTTTTCACCTACTTAAAAATGTTCCGGAGACCTCCTGGAAAGGTCTGACCCAGCGTCAAATTAGATCTGCAAGCCCTGTTTTCAGACTGACACTGCGTCTCACATGGCTGCGAGGGGGCAGCTGTTACTGTGGGTGAGTTTGAGAAGACACCAAATCCACCTTGTTCTCTTGCAGTGAGTCGGCTCAGGCGGCTGTAGACTTAAGCCTTTCCACACTATACCTGGTATGCCAGGGAGGAAGAAAGCCTTTGGTACCTCCCTGAAATACAGGCCAACttcctgtttgtttctgtggGTGGGACTTTATGAGTCTAAGGGAGGTCTAGCCATGCCCTATGGGGGGCGAGGACTACCAGCTTTCTCACCTGGGTAGATAACTACTCCAGGAAAGGGGGCGGTAACTAGTTCTGCTAGAACAACCCCAGACAGCcccaagcgtgtgtgtgtgtgtgtgtgtgtgtgtgtgtgtgtgtgtgtgtgtgtgtgtgtgtgtgtgtgtgtgtgtgtgtgtgtgtgtgtgtgtgtgtgtgtgtgtgtgtgtgtgtgtgtgtgtgtgtgtgtgtgtgtgtgtgtgtgtgtgtgtgtgtgtgtgtgtgtgtgtgtgtgtgtgtgtgtgaccccagACAGCCCCAAGccccagcgtgtgtgtgtgtgttggtggaggtgtttttttgtttttgtttttgtttttcttatgaaaCTCGAGACTTCTTTGTCTGCTCCATAGGGAGTTTCCCTCTTCTGGCTGTGGGCAGAGTAGTCCGGATTGAATTCCTTACAGAGCAGGAGAGAGTGACAGTCACCAAGCTCTATAGCCCCTTAATTTAGGCGGCCAGGTAGCTTATCCTCAATTACATTTGCCTTCTCCTTAGGTCAAAAGTTAGTACGTTGTGCAGTCGAAAGGCCAGAGAGATAGCCGGAGGACACCATCAGGCTACTTTTGGGCTAGGTCCTGGGTCGGACTACTTTCGGGTTGGGTACAAGGTTAGTGTTCGGGAGGTGTGGGGCAGACCACTCCCCtctctgggtgggggagggggggcgcggCCTCGGCTGCCCCGCCCCACTCTTTCAGGTCCGGCCTGGCGGGAGCCGGGAGCCGGAGCGCGGGGCCGGGAGCTCGGAGCTGGCTGGAGAGTCAGAGTTCTGCCGCGGCGAGGAAGTAGGCACGCTGGAGCAGGAGCCCGGCCTAAGAGGGAGCAGCGGCGCAGGTGACGCTGGGTGAGTGGTGGGGCGGATGGGGTGCAGGAACTCCAGCCTCCCGCACATCCCCACTTTGGAGAGAACTTTCCTCGTCTTGAGAAACGGGATTGGGATGAGGAAGGGGTCTACACTCTGTGGAGCGCAAGCAGAATCCGAACAGCAAAAGGGCAGGGAAACTCACACAGACGCACCGACATACAGTCCTGCACAGACTCATGCATCCACTTAGGACACGAACACACGTGCGCTCAGGAAAGGACAAGCACAGCGAGATACCCTAGCAGTCCCAGAAGCGGTGCCAATGGCCCGCGCGaccttcccccaacccccgcgAGATGGACACCGAGTTTTTTTCTGCCAGAGCCTGGAGGGAAAGGGGCCGCTCTGAGACTGTCGGCGGGGGCGGGCGGGGTTTGTCGCATCAGGCGGTTCCTGCTTCCCGGCCCGCCTGCCTGCAGGTGAAAACCAAGACGTAAACAGGCGTTGAGCACGTGATTGCTTCGCAGACGGGTGGGCAGTGCTCCCCTAACCTTGTCTAGACAGGGGACACCCCTCTCATGCAACTCTCTCCTGGTGCTAGCATGGTTGCTTCGCCTGGAATGATGATAAATCTTCTCACCCAGAATAGGAGCTCAACACCCCCGGGGGCCTGGGTGGCGCTGGAGGCCCGGAGAGTGTTGGACGGGGTGGGGTTCCTTGGGTtctttggcttggagctcactaACGCATTGTCGGAACCCGTATCCTTGAAAGGTATCCGAGAGAGGACCTTGATGGCCCGGGACAGCTGCCTCCGTCTCATACACCCAGCCCCAGGTGCAGCTGTCTGTCTATAGGTCTTCTTCCTACTCCACCTCCTTGCTGGCCTGGGTACAAAAAGCCCACCCGTGCAAGAGGAATAATCTCCCCTCACCCCTCGCTACGGGGACTGCAATAAGAGTAAAACATCTCCTTAAACCCTGAGGGGAGTTTGCCTCCTCAAGGAGGAAGGAGGACTAGATTCCCGTCTCTCTCGGAAAATGAAGGAGGGGGGCTGCAGCCGTAggcctctcccctgccccctccagcCCTCAGCCCGCCACACGCTGAGCCCAGCTGCTGCCTGAGCTTCTGGgcaggaggccagaaaggggaggAGACTCTCGGTGCCCCAGGAGGCAGGGATCAGGGCAAGGCCAGAGGAGGGGGTTTCTGGTGGGGAGAGGGGTTCACTCTGTTCTTGTGAAGCCGAGGGCTGGAATGAGCCTAGGGTGGCTGGGCTGTGTTTCCCTTtccagggaaaaagaaagaaaaacaacccttTCCATGGAGCTAAAAATAGAGCTGAGAGCTGGCCAGGCTGTGGCctggaaggggtgtgtgtgtgtgtgtgtgtgtgtgtgtgcttcttcctGGGGCTGAgcctggctctggcaggccttggccctgggtggtggtggtggtggggcagcagggaagggagggtggccttgctagaggataTGACTGTCAGCTGACTTGACCAGGTCACAGAGACCCCCTCAGGAAAAGTGGGTAGTTTATGAATGTGATATAAGAAGTTGACTGAGTGGCTGAATATGGCTGTCATTGTATGGAAGAGGGTTGGGAgactaaaatgtattttaagaccGTGACTGGATGCAAAGTACTGTTGTGCACTTTCGCATGCATGAAACACCGAATCTTCTACAAGTCGGCCGGAAGGATTATGGAATGAAGGAATAAGGAACCACGTGATGGAGGATGAAACTGCGATTGTGGCTGCCTGAGACAGAATGTGGGAAAGGTCGTGTGGGTGTTAAGACTTGTTTTTGAGAGGGTAAAAATATTTGTGACCCTGGTAAAGACATTGCGATGTGTTCGGTGGAGCCAGTGTGGTGGAGCCAGTGTAGGTTTGAACCGTCAATCTTACGAATTTTGGGGGCCCCGATGACCCCGAGGTTAGGCTGAGGAGCCTGAAGCCTAGCCAGGGACAAGCCTGGGCTCGTGGCCCGAAGGCGCTGCTCTGGAAAGGGAGTGGGAGtattggggggttgggggggtctGATAAGTTGCTGGAAAGGGCCGCCAGGTGGCGCCGCTTCTGAAACATTCTAGTGTGTGACCTCCAGCCTGCTGGGGGTGGGACAGACAGCGACCAAGCCAGTCCCTCAACTTGTGCCCGGGAGCCGGCAACCGGAGAGGGACGGCTGACCCTCGGCCTCCCCTTGGACCGGGAAGCTGGAGACTGGGGAGGGAAGCTTCTCCTAGAGAagcggagggggaggggtgggcgcCGCGCCTTGGCTCTTTGTGCTGGAACAATGACCAGCTGCCGCCGGCCCTTGGGCCCGGGCAGGGATAGGTGATGACCCGCTCGACGACTCTCGAGCTGACCTAGCCTCCCAACGCACACGGAGTCCCGGGGCCTCTCAGGGAGGGATCCGGGGCGCCGCCGTGCAGACCCTGCGTGCGCCCTGGCGGGCACGCGTGACGTGGGTTGCTTGCGCGTGTCCGCGCCCCGGGGCGGGGACGCCCCTCGGACCCCTCCCCCGTTCCGCGCGCACCGCCCACTGGTGCCGGGCGGGGGCTGGCCAGGGCCGGGGGCGCCGGCTAGGCGGAGGCggggccgggccgggccgggcAGCTCCGAGTGGCCGCGCGCGCGGGCTGGAGCAGGCGGCGCGCCTGTGGAGTGCTGGGGCGGCCCGGGGCTGAGCATGGAGCAGCGAGGCAGAGGTGAGGGGTCTAGGGCTGAGGGTGCCCCAACTTCTAAGCGTTGCGGTCCGGTGGGGAGGTGGCATTCCACAGACGCCCCCAGTTTATGGAAGGAGTGGGCTGTTGTGGGTGGGCCAGGACACTCTGGGCTTTCAGTCTGGGAGTGGGAACTCGTGATCCCAGACTGGATCCCGCCTGACTGGTCTTTGGAGTTTGactgtgtgtgttgaggggacTTTCCTCAACTCTCCAACCCCCAACCCTGAGGTCAGAGAGTTGGGACGTGGGCCAGACTCATCTCAGGCCCTTGGGCAGCCCTAGACTCCAGATCCCCCAGCCCACTGCTGGGTTGGGGGGCTCAGGGGTCTGTGTACCATAGTGATCAGTCAGGAGATGCTGGGGAGGACCGGGGGTTTCTTTTTCCCACAACCACAAACGCATTTCTCAAAATGGAGCCGCttgcccctcctcttctcttgggCCTCAAGAGCGggagctgggctggctgggcCTGGCTTTCTAGACGCCAGGCTCTCAGAGCCCAGCTTCACGTTCCTTAGGCTTTAGGGGCCCTTGCCTTCCTAGCTTCAGCGACCCTAATTCATGGGTCTGGCTCTAGTTCCTTCTGTCTGAACCTCTTGGCCTCTTTGTCTCTTGacttctgttctctgtctctctgcctacTGCGGCCCTTGCGCTTCCTCTTGAATCTCACTTTCTGTGTACCTTGGAGTTGGAAGTGTGAACAGGAGTGCCAGCCCCTTTCCACTCTTCTCTCCGTACTGAGGAGCGATCTCTATCCTTGGGCTAGACCTTTTGGGTGCAATTTCAGCTCCTAGACCTACAGAGAAGCATGTGATTGCGTCTCATACCCATTCCCCTTACTACTGTAGCTCCCAGCAACTCCTCCCTCAGGCTGGACTACTGTGAATCTCTTGTGTCTCAACATTTGGGGGCACTTAATGGAGAACAATACAGAAAAAGCAGATGGGGCAAGGGGGAGGGTGGTCAGATACTGTGAGCTCACCTTTTCTCGAaatcttaagtttaaaaaaaaaaaaaaaaaggaagaaagaaaaaaaaagtttagctgggtgtggtggcacatgcctttaatcccagcacttgggaagcagaggcaagtggattgctgtgtgttcaaggccagcctggtctacaaagggagtccaggacagccaagcctacacagaaaaaccctgtctcgaaaaaaaaaaagcaaaaacaaaaacaaaaaaataaagaaaggaaagttttTAGGGAGGGGCTCCCATTTCCCAAGGTGGCCTCCAATGTCACCCAGGTCCCAGCCCACCCCAAGAAATGGTCACTCAGGCAGATTACTCCAAATGTGCTTTCACACACCTTCCTGTTCACGCCCTTGTGTAAGATACACACATAGCTGTTCATGTAACTGtcctggcagaaatgaagatgtATGTATCTCTCAATCTATGAGAGGCTTGAAACAATGGACACccaaagaaatgagaatttcCCTAGGAATTTCATGCTGAGAGAAGAAATGGCTTATTGAAGATGAGTGACTGACACTGACTTAGGGCATAGACAGTGACCCCAAATTTGGTGATATTTACACAAAAACTAACATGTGAACAAACTGGTACATCTATCcaaactttttttatttatttatttttgggtcatATAGTGACATTCACAGCCCACAGATTCATTTGTTATATACACACTAATAACTTCGTATGCTCTCTAAGTTAGAAAACTCATAGTCttgtaaaacataaaaagttCCCACATAAAGCCAAGGCtgcggtggctcacgcctttaattccagcactcggggagcagaagcaggcagatctcttgagttcaaggccagctttctctgcagatcaagttccaggagagccagggctacacagagaaaccctgtcttgaggttGGGGGGCTTGGGGGGCTGGGAAAGATCCACACATGCACAGCTCAGCGTCTTGGCACAAGGTTAGAATCCCAGTTCAACACTCTgaaaagctaaggcaggaggatccatgaGTCTGAGGTCCGCCTGTGCTACACAGCACGACCTTGTTTGTTTCAGTCATGTCctcctgcatctctctctctctctctcacgcacgtGTGCTGACATGATTCTAAATCCCTTTCTATTCACCCTGTTTTTCTTCATGCACATTTTCACAGACACTGTTCATTTTTCTGCTCCtggtcatgtacacacacacacacacacacacacacacacacacacacacacaaataaatgtacacGCTCTTCTCATGGAATCTTCTGTCCACTTCTTGGCCCCTGCTCCACATGATGACTTCAGCAGATGCCTAAGTCTTGGTCATCAGCAGCCTTGGGATTGGGAGGGAGTTCCGGGTGCAGGCTGGCTGTCCTTTCCAGGAAGGAGCAACACTAGGGGAGGTGGAGCCATCTTACTTGACATCCTACCAGCGGTGGTAATGGCTCCTGCTCAAATTCCGTAGGGGGTTATTCTGAAGATCACCTAAGTCGGGAAGGTTTGTAAAGCTTGGCACTGGGACAGGGCCTGGGTAGGCCCCTTAGTCCTAACTGAGTGGATGGCAGAAGCTAAGAGTTGTATTGGAAACCAGCATAGCCTGCATCAACCTCTGGGAGGTAGGAGACCCCAGAGGGGCACCTGTGGCTTCTTAAGACCTGTAAGGTTTCCTGTTGGGCCAGCTCCGCCCTTGCCGCCTCTGTGtctgggagaaactgaggcctgtcAGTAGGAGGCTGGACACTGCCTGGCTTTGGCTCTTTGTTCCCTAATTACCATCTGAGTTGCTGATTGCATCCCTGACGCGTTCTCTGCCCAAACAGCCCAGTAATGAGGCCACCTGTCCCAAGAGAGAAGGGACCTGCATGGGGAGCTGTAGTTAGGGATCTCTGCCCAGTTGAGTCTCAGTCTTTATAGGGGATGCAGGTTTGGGCTTAAAAGGCGGGGTCTTCCCTACCATGGAGCTCTGCATCACCTCTTAGGTCTCTCATTCCTTCATCATCTCTGTTTAGTCGAGTTACTCCTTAGCCTTGTCCAGACTAGAGGTGGGTAGTGGTCTAAGGCCCAGAGAAAATTGAGGTTCATGCCAGTACTTGGAGGAGAAGCCTTATTACtctgtggagaacgttctgtctggaggaggaggggagagtcaGGAGAAGGCCTGTATTGGGAAGGGTACTCAAAGTGGAGGGACACTGATACCAATACCCTGCTCACAGGTTGCCCTGGAGGCCCCTGGCCAGGCCTGAgcctctgccaccatggccaTTGTGCACACTCTGCCAGTGCCACTGGAGCCCGCACGTGAGACAACCACTGCCCCACAAGCTCCAGCAATGGGTAGCGTGAGCAGTCTTATCTCAGGCCGGCCCTGTCCTGGGGGACCTGCTCCTCCACGACACCATGGTGCCCCTGGGCCCACCTTCTTCCGTCAGCAGGATGGGCTGCTCCGGGGTGGCTACGAGGCACAGGAACCACTCTGCCCTGCTGTGCCACCTAGGAAGACTGTCCCAGGCACCAGCTTTACCTACATCAATGAGGACTTCCGGACAGAGTCACCTCCCAGCCCAAGCAGTGATGTCGAAGATCCCCGAGAGCATCGGGCACACAATGGCCACCTCCGTGGACCCCCACCAAAGCTCATCCCTGTCTCTGGGAAGCTGGAGAAGGTAAGAGCAGCCCTTTCTGGAGTCTCTGGATGGAATTAGGAGCCCCTTAGGGATGCTAGAATTGGAAGTGTATTTAGAGCCAAGAATGTGGGTTCTGTCTCATCTCTCCTCCTGGCTTGGGAAATAACCTGTCTGAACCCcatattctgtctttgttttgttttgtttgtttttgttttggttgggttttttgagacaagtgtttctctgtgtagtcttggctgtcttggacttgctttgtagatcaggctggcctcaaactcacagagatccacctgcctctgcttcctgagtgctaagatccaggcgtgtgccaccatcacctggctcattttctgtgtctctgtagcTAAGGTTCGAAACTAATCTTTGTAGGCTCCTATTAGAATTAATACTTAGCATAGGGCCTAGCACCCTCGGATGAACAGTAGGAGTTGCATcaattgttttttggttttgtttgtttgagacaacatttctctacatagcccttggctgtcctggaacttgttctgtagacgaggttggccttgaacttgagagccacctgcttctgcctcccgagtgctgagattaaacacctttgccaccatgcccaggctagTTGCTTCAATTACACCAATGTGAGTGCATCTTTGGGCAAAGCCTAATTACTTAGCATAAGTGGACATTTAAGAGGCCTGCAGCCAGTGGGAAcaattgtttttagttttaatttaaaattaaattaaagggtCCTGTGTGGGAAGGTGGGCAGTTTGACAGAGTTTTGAAAGATCAAGGTGTGGGGCTTGAGGCGATGGCTaaatgggtaaaatgcttgctgcacacacacaaaaaacgaTGCTTGCTgacttcagatccccagcacccggCCAaaaagctgggcactgtggcccagggctgtaacctcagcacttgtgggacagaggcaggctgagaccTGAGCCTGCTGGCCAGTCGCGTTAGCTGAATTGGTGGaaagtaattgaggaagacacctgacctTGACAtttggccttctctctctctctctctctctctctctctctctctctctctctctctctctctctcacacacacacacacacacacacacacacacacacgagtgttctgaaagcaagcaagctgggCTTGGTATctcacatctgtgatcccacTTCTTGAAAAGGCAGAGTCCCTCGcttgtgttcaaggctagcctagggaTACATAGTGCGTGAGCTTAGGCCAACAGAGTAAAACCATTTCTcaaaacgacaacaaaaacaaagattaaaaagagaagaaaaaaggaaaaggatcaGACAGATCGTCCTCATGTGTCACATGGTACCTCATTTCAGAACATGGAGAAAATCCTGATCCGGCCAACAGCCTTCAAGCCAGTGCTCCCCAAACCTCGGGGTGCACCATCCCTACCTGGCTTCCTGGGTCCTCGAGCTGCTGGGCTATCTGGGAGCCAGGGCAGCCTGACACAGCTGTTTGTGGGGCcagccgcctcctcctcctcctcttcctcttcttcctctgctgctgACAAACCCTTGGCACTGAGCGGTTGGGCCAGTGGCTGCCCGTCAGGAACCCTGTCAGACTCTGGCCGAAATTCTTTGTCCAGCTTGCCCACCTACAGCACTGGAGGTGCTGAACCGACTACCAACTCCCCAGGTGGGCACTTGCCCTCGCACGGCCCTGGCCGAGGGGCACTGCCCGGCTCAGCCCGAGGGGTCCCTACTGGGCCCTCCCATTCGGACAGCGGCCGGTCCTCCTCCAGCAAAAGCACAGGTTCCTTGGGGGGGCGGGTAGCTGGAGGGCTCTCGGGCAGTGGTGCCCGGGCCTCCCCTGGCAGCAGTTCGGGTGGAGACCGCTCTCCGCCCCCTCCGCCCCCACCACCTCCTTCGGATGAGGCCTTGCTACACTGTGTCCTGGAAGGAAAGCTTCGAGACCGAGAGACAGAGCTACAACAGCTACGGGACAGTATGGATGAGAGTGAGGCCAGCGTGTGTCAGGTGCGGCTAGAGGCAGTCCTGGGGTGGTGTGGCTGAACACCCAGAGGCCTAGGAGTAttgctgtgggggagggagagggtaaaGACTCATGGTATGACACCCTTGAGGTTTTTAGCTTAAAACCTTCAAAGCAGTAAGGAGGCAGGGGATGTGAATTGGAGCCAGCACTGGCTCGCAGGATTTGTTAGACTTGAGCaagttactgttttttttttttcctggttttttgagacagggtttctctgtgtagccttggccatcctggactcactttgtagaccaggctggcctctgcctcccaagtgctgggattaaaggtgtgcgccaccacgcccggcttgagcaAGTTACTTAACCTCGCCGAGTCCTGGTCTCCCTGTGTGAATGGGGACAGTCCTGACTCTCTAGCAGGgttgtgaggattaaataagGCGAAGGGTACAAAATGTTTAGAATAATGCCTGACACCTAGGAAAAGCATTATTTACTGGATTCATGGGTTCTTCGACCCAGGCaggcccccccctcccccaggcaggaGAGGCTAGAGGTCAGGACCTGGGGGACCCTATATGTTTCTAGCGTGCCTTCTTTCCCCAGGCATTTGGAGCGCGGCAGCGGCACTGGCCACGAGAGCGGGAGGACTGTGCGGCCCAGGCACCACAGGCCACACAGCGGGTCCAGCGGGCCCAGCAGCTGCTGCAACTGCAGGTGTtccagctgcagcaggagaaACGCCAGCTGCAGGATGACTTCGCGCAGCTGCTGCAGGAGCGAGAGCAGCTGGAGCGCCGCTGCGCTACCTTTGAACGGGAGCAGCGGGAACTCGGGCCTCGGCTGGAGGAGACCAAATGGGAGGTATGCAAGATCGGCACTGCGCAGGCTGGAGGGGTCACATGAGGGTGGACACGCTTTGCAAGGTCGGCCAAGCGTAGCCACCCTAAGAGGGTCTCTCCttccttgcctttgcctctgtgttGGAGCTGCTCACTGTTCTGGTACCCGCTTAGCTAGTGGCatcccgcccaccccccacccccaggccccccacccccaaccccccacccccgctattATGTGGGTACTGTTAACACCTGCATTTCCTGAGTGAGGAAACTTAAGCCAGAGCCTAGAATTAAACTAGTAGTGGCTGGGGCTGAGATAGGAACGTGCAGGCAGTTTGGTTTTGATGCCTGCTCTTACCTAAGATGCTTACCTGTTACCTGGATATATGGGCATTGCCCAGGGCTACCCACTCCACTCCTGCAATACCTGCCACCATCTCCAGGCCTAGGCAGTGCTTATGCAGTCTCTGGTATAAGGATTTCACCATTGAAGGGAAAAGATCTGGGCCTCTTCtttcacctttttgttttgtttgtttgttttgagacagggtttctctttgttatcttggttgtcctagactcgctttgtagaacaggctggccttgaactcccagaaatccacctgcctctgcttcccaggtgctgggattaaaggcatgcgccaccacgcccagctctttcaCTTTTGTAAAAATCTATTtgcctttgttatttttttctatgtgcattggtgttttgcctgcatgtatgtctatgtgagggtgtcagatcttacaGTTAACAGATAGTcatgagctgccacgtgggtgctgggatttgaacccaggtcctctagaagaacagtctgTGCCCctagctgctgagctgtctctctctagcaccttcttttccccttttgctAGAAATATAACCACGCATGTGTCACTAGGCTCGCCTCTGTTTGCTTCCATGTGTAAAATAGCGAGACAGTAAGCTCCTTGAATGTCCAGCGTGGTGCCAGTGCCCAACAACACCCAGAGAGGCCTCACCAACCTTCTTCGCTACTTTTCACCCCCAGGTGTGCCAGAAATCAGGCGAGATCTCCCTGCTGAAGCAGCAACTGAAGGAATCTCAGGCAGAGCTGGTACAGAAGGGCAGTGAGCTGGTGGCGCTGCGGGTGGCCCTGCGAGAGGCTCGGGCTGCCTTACGGGTCAGTGAGGGCCGTGCCAGGGGCCTGCAGGAGGCAGCCCGAGCccgggagctggagctggagaccTGCTCCCAGGAGCTACATCGGTACCGCCAGGAGGCCGACCGGCTCCGGGAGAAGGCTGGGCACTTGGATGCTGAAGCAGCAGGACTCCGGGAGCCCCCTGGGCCCCtcgccgctgccaccaccaccaccaccgaccCGTTCCTCCTGGCAGAGAGCGACGAGGCTAAGGCGCAGCGGGCAGCTGCTGGGGCAGGGGGGAGCCTACGGGCTCAGGTGGAACGGCTGCGCCAAGAGCTGCAGCGGGAGCAGCGACGAGGAGATGAGCAGAGGGACAGCTTTGAGGGGGAGCGGCTGGCCTGGCAGGCGGAGAAGGAGCAGGTGATCCGCTACCAGAAGCAGCTGCAGCACAACTACATCCAGATGTACCGGCGAAacaggcagctggagcaggagctgcagCAGCTGAGCTTGGAGCTGGAAGCCCGAGAGCTTGCTGACTTGGGCCTGGCTGAGCCGGCCCCTTGCATCTGTCTGGAGGAAATCACTGCCACAGAAATCTAGGGCCTTGTGTGCAAGCCACAGGGACCCACCTGGGTCCCAGGATCCTCTGACCACTCCGGATCTCAGAGCCAAGGGGCCCTCAGCCAAGCATTCAGGTGGCCCTGTGACTTGGAGGAAGAAGATCAGACCCCCTTGAAGTCCCATTTCACTGTCGCCCAGAGGCTCCCACCTGCCCTGCCATTTCGCTCCCCAGCTGTCAGTGCCACTGCCAGCCCTC is a window of Acomys russatus chromosome 5, mAcoRus1.1, whole genome shotgun sequence DNA encoding:
- the Lzts2 gene encoding leucine zipper putative tumor suppressor 2 is translated as MAIVHTLPVPLEPARETTTAPQAPAMGSVSSLISGRPCPGGPAPPRHHGAPGPTFFRQQDGLLRGGYEAQEPLCPAVPPRKTVPGTSFTYINEDFRTESPPSPSSDVEDPREHRAHNGHLRGPPPKLIPVSGKLEKNMEKILIRPTAFKPVLPKPRGAPSLPGFLGPRAAGLSGSQGSLTQLFVGPAASSSSSSSSSSAADKPLALSGWASGCPSGTLSDSGRNSLSSLPTYSTGGAEPTTNSPGGHLPSHGPGRGALPGSARGVPTGPSHSDSGRSSSSKSTGSLGGRVAGGLSGSGARASPGSSSGGDRSPPPPPPPPPSDEALLHCVLEGKLRDRETELQQLRDSMDESEASVCQAFGARQRHWPREREDCAAQAPQATQRVQRAQQLLQLQVFQLQQEKRQLQDDFAQLLQEREQLERRCATFEREQRELGPRLEETKWEVCQKSGEISLLKQQLKESQAELVQKGSELVALRVALREARAALRVSEGRARGLQEAARARELELETCSQELHRYRQEADRLREKAGHLDAEAAGLREPPGPLAAATTTTTDPFLLAESDEAKAQRAAAGAGGSLRAQVERLRQELQREQRRGDEQRDSFEGERLAWQAEKEQVIRYQKQLQHNYIQMYRRNRQLEQELQQLSLELEARELADLGLAEPAPCICLEEITATEI